Sequence from the Trichomycterus rosablanca isolate fTriRos1 chromosome 10, fTriRos1.hap1, whole genome shotgun sequence genome:
tgaaatgaatgttaaacaactgccagattcacaaaacgtaagaaacagcaaaaactgttttacacactcaatatagaagcactttgtagttctacaattactgactgtagtccatctgtttctctacatgctttgttagccccctttcatgctgttcttcaatgactctcccaggacccccacagagcaggtattatttaggtggtggatgattctcagcactgcagtgacacggacatggtgctggtgtgttagtgtgtgttgtgctggtatgagtggatcagacacagcagcgctgctgcagtttttaaacacctcactgtcactgctggactgagaatcgtccaccaaccaataacatccagccaacagcgcctcatgggcagcgtcctgtgaccactgatggtctagaagatgaccaattgaaacagcagcaatagatgagtgatcgtctctgactttatgcctacaaggtggaccaacaaggtaggagtgtttaatagagtggacagtgagtggacacggtgtttaaaaactccagcagcactgctgtgtctgatccactcataccagcacaacacacactaacacaccaccagcatgtcattgtcactgcagtgctgagaatcatccaccacctaaataatacctgctctgtgggggtcctggtcatcaagaacagaaaggaggctaacagtatagaaagaaacaaattaactacagtttgtaattgtagaactaataaaataatcaaagagtgtagacaagaggtatgtttacataatgaagaggcttttgttggctttttatgcttttgtttaaaaacagtataaactataatatatatatttacaatatttaaatgtgcacGTTCTTCAAAAAATTACAGTCAAAAACGAATGTTTAGCTCCATCCCTTGACAAGTGGTCCAATCTCACGATACAGTAAACAGCTGATTTATGCTCTGATAGCGATCACTGTGTCAAACAACTTATTCTTTTTAACCCGTCGGATGCAGCGTTCAACATGAACCCTGAGAATGTACCGATCCACCCCGATCTTGTTTTTGAAAACACAAAACCTTCTTACTAATTTTAGAACTCAAACTCGTATATTCGCCGCTATACGACACGTTGTGATTAGAAATTTGCCGGTGTTTATAACAAACCGGAAGCTAGACTGCCCGACTAACGCTAAACGGAAACGCGTCACAGAGCTTGCGTGCATAGAGCCTATTAGCATAGTCACTTAGCAGCGCTAGAACTAAATGACTGAAAAATGCGCCACCTTGTGGAGAGGAGTCAGAATTTCACTACAGATCTGAACCAAAAACCAcgttttactatttattattttattactttaaatgcaaaaaGGCAACATTTTCATTGATTTACTTATAATCCTGAATATAGACTTCCTAAAATGTCTAATTACAATAGCAGACAACTGCACAAAGGTGCAgagaacatggaacagtggttccTTTGCCATGGTCTGGAAGTACGTTCAAACCGCAGACTTGAATGCTGATATATCTCAAAGCtcgtgtgtgctgtgtgtatattttgaaTCCAGCAGGGCAGATTTTTTGGATGAAGTGTTCCAGTCATTCGGTCACAATATTTACACTACAAAGCATTTGCTAAAAGCAAGAGGGTTCGAACAGACCCTGTAGGTGTGATGTGTTTACGACTCATTAGAAAGACACttgatttttaaacaattttaatgaaaaaaagaagagaaagtAGATCAAGTATAGTTACTTTGaactatacaataaaatattcaaAGCAAATGGAATCAACCGAATGATCGACATAATAAAACCGTTTTCAGTTCCTTAATTTCCCTCCTCTGGGGTCACTGCATCTGTATAAGGCGATGCCAATGTTAAATAGGATTCATAGAAGGAGAAAAAGTGCCCGACACCGTCTGAAAAGGGGCAACTGGACGCACTGCGCAGGGTACGCCCACCCTCCGAAATACTAGTTCAGCTATTATTACTGGTGGTCGCAGATGGTAAATGTTAACAGtacaatgtgtttaataatataaCCTAAATACTTCTTCTTAGATACTAGAATTTACAGTGATCtgtgacttaaaaaaaaaattgtccgTAAATTGTCGTCTTCACATTGCGTACTTTTGGGTCCATTCTCGTGCTAATCTGTTGTATCTGAACAGGGGAGGAAAAAAACACATCAATTGTTTTAATTACAAACGTACAGCTGACAAAATCTAACATACAAAAACAGATAAAACTGATTTTAAGGCACATGGTCCCATTATTGTTAATTTCAGTCTGGCTCACTATCCGCTTTAGGtacacatttatccaaagcaaattaattatgactgaatataatTCAAGCAATTAGGCAATTTTAATAGCCAATTTATCCCCCACAGAGGTTTTTATAATAGTTCactatattacatattatatttctttattctatttatttatctacataGTATTGTACAGTAATACTTATTTACCTTAATACTGAAGTACCTGGAGCTGCTTTAATACCTGACtttccctttgggattaataaagtgatcgatctgtctgtctgtctgtctgtctgtctgtctgtctgtctgtctgtctgtctgtctgtctatctatctatctatctatctacagtctgtctgtctatctatctctctgtctgtctgtctatctatctatctatctatctatctatctatctatctatctatctatctatctatctatctatctacagtctgtctgtctgtctgtctgtctatctatctatctatctatctatctatctatctatctatcatctatcatctatctatctatcatctatctatctatctatctatctatctatctatctatctatctatctacagtctgtctgtctgtctgtctgtctatctatctatctatctatctatctatccatctatctatctatcatctatctatctatcatctatctatctatctatctatcatctatctatctatctatctatcatctatctatctatctatcatctatctatctatctatctatctatctatctatctatctatctatctatctatcatctatcatctatctatctatcatctatctatctatctatctatctatctatcatctatctatctatctatctatctatctatctatctatctatctacagtctgtctgtctgtctgtctatctatctatctatctatctatctatccatctatctatctatcatctatcatctatctatctatcatctatctatctatctatctatcatctatctatctatctatctatctatcatctatctatctatcatctatctatctatctatctatctatctatctatccatctatccatctatctatctatcatctatcatctatctatctatctatcatctatctatctatctatctatctatctatctatctatctatctatcatctatctatctatcatctatctatctatctatctatctatctatctatctatctatctatctatcatctatcatctatctatctatcatctatctatcatctatctatctatctatctatctatctatctatctatctatctatcatctatctatctatctatctatctatctatctatctatctatctatctatccatctatctatctatctatctatctatctatctatcatctatcatctatctatctatcatctatctatctatctatctatctatctatctatctatctatctatctatctatcatctatctatctatcatctatctatctatctatctatctatctatctatcatctatctatctatctatccatctatctatctatctatctatcatctatcatctatctatctatctatcatctatctatctatctatctatctatctatctatctatctatcatctatcatctatctatctatcatctatctatctatctatctatctatcatctatctatctatctatctatctatctatctatctacagtctgtctgtctgtctgtctgtctgtctatctatctatctatctatctatctatcatctatctatctatcatctatctatctatctatctatctatctatctatctatcatctatctatctatcatctatctatctatctatcatctatctatctatctatctatctatctatctacagtctgtctgtctgtctgtctgtctgtctgtctatctatctatctatctatctatctatctatcatctatcatctatctatctatcatctatctatctatctatcatctatctatctatctatctatctatctatctatctatctatctatctatcatctatcatctatctatctatcatctatctatctatctatctatctatctatcatctatctatctatctatcatctatctatctatctatcatctatctatctattatctatctattcatctatctatctatcatctatctatctatctatctatctatctatcatctatctatctatctatctatctacagtctgtctgtctatctatctctctgtctgtctatctatctatctatctatctatctatctatctatctatctatctacagtctgtctgtctgtctgtctatctatctatctatcatctatctatctatctatctatctacagtctgtctgtctatctatctctctgtctgtctatctatctatctatctatctatctatctatctatctatctacagtctgtctgtctgtctgtctatctatctatctatctatctatctatctatctatctatctatctatctatctatcatctatcatctatctatctatcatctatctatctatctatctatctatctatctatctatctatctacagtctgtctgtctgtctgtctgtctgtctatctatctatctatctatctatctatctatccatctatctatctatcatctatctatctatcatctatctatctatctatctatcatctatctatctatctatctatcatctatctatctatctatcatctatctatctatctatctatctatctatctatctatctatctatctatctatctatctatcatctatctatctatcatctatctatctatctatctatctatcatctatctatctatctatctatctatctatctatctatctacagtctgtctgtctgtctgtctatctatctatctatctatctatctatctatctatctatctatccatctatctatctatcatctatcatctatctatctatcatctatctatctatctatctatcatctatctatctatctatctatcatctatctatctatcatctatctatctatctatctatctatctatccatctatctatctatcatctatcatctatctatctatcatctatctatctatctatctatctatctatctatctatctatctatctatctatcatctatctatctatcatctatctatctatctatctatcatctatcatctatctatctatcatctatctatctatctatctatctatctatctatctatctatctatctatcatctatctatctatctatctatctatcatctatctatctatcatctatctatctatctatctatctatctatctatctatctatctatctatccatctatctatctatctatctatctatctatctatcatctatcatctatctatctatctatctatctatctatcatctatctatctatcatctatctatctatctatctatctatctatctatctatctatctatcatctatctatctatccatctatctatctatctatctatctatctatctatctatcatctatctatctatctatctatctatctatctatctatctatctatctatctatcatctatcatctatctatctatcatctatctatctatctatctatcatctatctatctatctatctatctatctatctatctatctatctatctatctatctatctacagtctgtctgtctgtctgtctgtctgtctatctatctatctatctatctatctatcatctatctatctatcatctatctatctatctatctatctatctatctatctatctatctatctatctatctatcatctatctatctatcatctatctatctatctatctatcatctatctatctatctatctatctatctatctatctacagtctgtctgtctgtctgtctatctatctatctatctatctatctatctatctatctatctatctatctatctatctatcatctatctatctatcatctatctatctatctatctatcatctatctatctatctatctatctatctatctatctatctatcatctatctatctatcatctatctatctatctatctatctatcatctatctatctatctatcatctatctatctatctatctatcatctatctatctattatctatctatctatctatctacagtctgtctgtctgtctgtctatctatctatctatctatctatctatctatctatctatctatctatctatctatctatctatcatctatctatctatcatctatctatctatcatctatctatctatcatctatctatctatcatctatctatctatctatctatctatctatctatctatctatctatctatctatctatctatctatctatctatcatctatctatctatcatctatctatctatcatctatctatctatctatctatctatcatctatctatctatctatcatctatctatctatctatctatcatctatctatctatctatctatctatctatctatctacagtctgtctgtctgtctgtctatctatctatctatctatctatctatctatctatctatctatctatctatctatctatctatctatcatctatctatctatcatctatctatctatctatctatcatctatctatctatctatctatctatctatctatctatctatctatctatctatcatctatctatctatcatctatctatctatctatctatctatcatctatctatctatctatcatctatctatctatctatctatcatctatctatctattatctatctatctatctatctatctatctatctatctatctatctatctatctatctatctatctatcatctatctatctatcatctatctatctatctatctatcatctatctatctatctatctatctatctatctatctatctatctatctatctatctatctatctatctatctatctatctatctatctatctatctatctatctatctatctatcatctatctatctatctatcatctatctatctatctatctatcatctatctatctatcatctatctatctatctatctatctatctatctatctatctatcatctatctatctatcatctatctatctatctatctatctatcatctatctatctatctatcatctatctatctatctatctatcatctatctatctattatctatctatctatctatctatctatctatctatctatctatctatcatctatctatctatctatctatctatctatctatctatctatctatctatctatctacagtctgtctgtctatctatctctctgtctgtctatctatctatctatctatctatctatctatctatctatctatctatctatctatctatctatctatctatctacagtctgtctgtctgtctgtctgtctgtctatctatctatctatctatcatctatcatctatctatctatcatctatctatctatctatctatctatctatctatctatctatctatctatctatctatctatctatctatctacagtctgtctgtctgtctgtctgtctgtctatctatctatctatctatcatctatcatctatctatctatcatctatctatctatctatctatctatctatctatctatctatctatcatctatctatctatcatctatctatctatctatctatctatctatctatctatctatctatctatctacagtctgtctgtctgtctgtctatctatctatctatctatctatctatcatctatcatctatctatctatctatctatctatcatcatctatctatctatctatctatctatctatctatctatctatctatctatcatctatctatctatctatctatctatctatctatctatctatctatctatcatctatctatctatcatctatctatctatctatctatctatctatctgacttTCCCTTTGAGACTAATAAAGTGATCgatctgtctgtcaatctgtttgtctatctatctgtctgtctgtctgtctactctGTAAGTCTATCTTTATCATTGTGTAATCAGAATCTAATTAATCATCCAAATTacacataaaaaatacaattcttAGTTCAGTCAGTCGTGAGTGTAGAACCACGCTCAGGACCGCTCTTACTTTTCTTTGTCTGATTTGTAGATGTGTGCTATGTCCGGGACCAGGGGGTCGTCAGGGTTGGGGTCACACAGCAGGGAACATATGGATAAcagaactgtaaaaaaataaaaggaaaacgGGTGTAAGCACATCCCAGAATGCCGTGGGCTTTAGTATAAGTGAGGTGGGGCGTACCTTTCGATACCGTTAGGGCGGGGGACCACTGCGACCTTAAGATGTCCAGGCAGATGCTTCCGTTACTGTTGATGTTGGGGTGATAGATTTTTGTGGTGAACGCGACCTGTTGGAGCAGAATTTTGGGTTAGTGTGAACGAAGGCGTGAGGGCTGGTCAGGACCGGACGGTCAGAATTACCTTTGGTGGTTTGAAGGGATAGTCTGTGGGGAAGTGGATGGTCAGGAAGAAAACGCCTCCCTGATACGGACTGTCGGTCTGTCACGGAGAAGAGGAATAAAGATCAGAACAGAGTAGGGTGACGATCCTACAAAAATCCTTCATTACATTTGCAGATCGACTATTTAATACCACCTAATTTTTTATTACATGCAGAAAATTGGTTTCCTCAgaggtaaataaaattaaaatctttaaaagATGTAAAAACACATCATAGagtgttataaaaataaaaaaataatagaagTAGAACGTAGTTCTTATTAAAAGCAGCTAtgaaaaacaaactaaataataatagaaggtTAAAAATAgaagggttcaaatctcagacaCAATTTGCcatgtctgtctatcagtctgtttatctataaaatatctgtctgtctgtctgtctgtctgtctatctatgtatctatctatctgtctgtctgtctgtctatctgtatatctgtttgtctgtctgtctgtctgtgtctgtctgtctgtctgtctgtctatctatctatctatctgtatctctgtttatctatctatctatctatctatctatctaactatctatctatctatctgtatctctatctatctatctatctatctatctatctatctatctatctatctatctatctatctatctatctatctatctatctatctatctatctgtatctctgtttatctatctatctatctatctgtatctctatctatctatctatctatctatctatctatctatctatctatctatctatctatctatctgtatctctgtttatctatctatctatctaactatctatctatctatctatctatctaactatctaactatctatctatctatctatctatctatctatctgtatctctgtttatctatctatctatctatctatctatctatctatctatctatctatctatctatctatctatctatctgtatctctgtttatctatctatctaactatcatctatctatctatctatctatctatctatctatctatctatctatctatctatctatctatctatctgtatctgtctgtctatctgtctatctatctgtatctctgtttatctatctgtctatctgtctatctatctatctgtctatctatctatctatctatctatctatctatctgtctgtctgtctgtctgtctgtctgtctgtctgtctgtctgtctgtctgtctgtctgtctgtctgtctatctatctatctatatggaTAACAAATCAAATATTTTGCACGACTATTTATTAACTGAAGGGATTTAAGACAAAATACTTACAGGTCCCATTATTGTCGCCTGCCAGTGAAACACTGCAAGATAAAAGAGAGGACTATAAATCAACCTGGAGCATCAAATCCACATAAAATATCACTGATCTTCCTAAAGCAATCACGAGTAAACCTAC
This genomic interval carries:
- the ube2d1b gene encoding ubiquitin-conjugating enzyme E2 D1b; this encodes MALKRIQKELQDLQRDPPAQCSAGPVGDDLFHWQATIMGPTDSPYQGGVFFLTIHFPTDYPFKPPKVAFTTKIYHPNINSNGSICLDILRSQWSPALTVSKVLLSICSLLCDPNPDDPLVPDIAHIYKSDKEKYNRLAREWTQKYAM